In the genome of Sphingomonas naphthae, one region contains:
- a CDS encoding ParB/RepB/Spo0J family partition protein → MSLASKRGVGLGRGLSALLDDMPRGAVTDEAGVSVEGLRTVSLADIAPHPGQPRRHFDETALDELAQSIAEKGILQPIIVRPHGSGYQIIAGERRWRAAQRAQLHEIPVIVRDLDETATFELALIENIQRQDLNAIEEADAYRRLISEFGHTQEALGKLVGKSRSHVANLMRLLDLPEPVRHAVAEGRLTMGHARALVTASDPVGLAADIEKRGLSVRDAEKLAKGARPQTPKGDAPIEYKSIDADIDALQRHLADLIGLKVTIQHQGRAGNVVLSYASLDQLDLICQRLSGERF, encoded by the coding sequence ATGAGCCTCGCGTCCAAGCGCGGCGTCGGGCTCGGCCGTGGCCTTTCGGCCTTGCTCGACGATATGCCGCGAGGTGCCGTCACGGATGAGGCCGGTGTGTCGGTCGAGGGTCTGCGCACCGTCTCGCTCGCCGATATCGCCCCGCATCCCGGCCAGCCGCGCCGCCACTTCGACGAGACCGCGCTGGACGAACTGGCGCAGTCGATCGCCGAAAAGGGCATCCTCCAGCCGATCATCGTCCGCCCGCATGGTAGCGGCTACCAGATCATCGCCGGCGAGCGGCGCTGGCGAGCGGCGCAGCGCGCGCAACTCCACGAGATCCCGGTCATCGTCCGCGATCTTGATGAGACGGCGACGTTCGAGCTGGCGCTGATCGAGAATATCCAGCGGCAGGATCTCAATGCGATCGAGGAGGCCGATGCCTATCGCCGCCTCATCAGCGAGTTCGGCCATACGCAGGAGGCGCTCGGCAAGCTGGTTGGCAAGTCGCGCAGCCATGTCGCCAACCTCATGCGGCTGCTCGATCTGCCTGAGCCGGTGCGCCATGCCGTCGCCGAGGGGCGGCTGACGATGGGCCACGCCCGCGCGCTGGTGACGGCGAGCGATCCGGTCGGCCTGGCGGCTGACATCGAGAAGCGCGGGCTTTCGGTGCGCGATGCCGAGAAGCTGGCCAAGGGCGCCAGGCCGCAGACGCCCAAGGGTGACGCGCCGATCGAATATAAGAGCATCGATGCCGATATCGACGCGCTGCAACGCCACCTCGCCGACCTGATCGGCCTCAAGGTGACGATCCAGCATCAGGGGCGGGCGGGCAATGTGGTGCTGAGCTACGCCAGCCTCGACCAGCTCGACCTGATCTGCCAGCGCCTGAGCGGCGAGCGCTTCTGA
- a CDS encoding phytoene/squalene synthase family protein has protein sequence MDRPQRALTPLPDRTWLVAQARDSIARGSKSFAMASRLFDRATRERAWMLYAWCRACDDLADGQDLGMERHVVADPHARLAEIRERTTTALAGGATGDPAFDALAQVVAECDLPARYAWDLVEGFVLDTEGFQPQSEADMLRYCYHVAGSVGVMMAIVMGVDPADQLTLDRACDLGLAFQLANIARDIGEDAAFGRCYLPADWLAEAGIADVAAILDPANADAVGALGQRLGAMAEHYERSARRGTPALARRPAWAVLSAAGIYGDIARRVRWRGADALLNRVVTSGEEKLAWVIKAGLQTLGRRALYPDRPRVGLWTRPR, from the coding sequence ATGGATCGACCCCAGCGAGCGTTGACCCCCCTGCCCGATCGGACGTGGCTGGTCGCGCAGGCCCGCGACAGTATCGCGCGCGGATCGAAGAGCTTCGCCATGGCGAGCCGCCTGTTCGATCGCGCGACCCGCGAGCGGGCGTGGATGCTCTACGCCTGGTGCCGCGCCTGCGACGATCTGGCGGATGGGCAGGATCTGGGCATGGAGCGCCACGTCGTCGCCGATCCCCACGCGCGGCTGGCCGAGATCCGGGAACGCACCACGACCGCGCTGGCGGGCGGCGCGACCGGCGATCCGGCGTTCGACGCGCTGGCGCAGGTGGTGGCGGAATGCGATCTGCCGGCGCGCTACGCCTGGGATCTGGTGGAAGGCTTCGTGCTGGATACAGAGGGATTTCAGCCGCAATCCGAAGCCGATATGCTGCGCTATTGCTATCATGTTGCCGGTTCGGTCGGCGTGATGATGGCGATCGTGATGGGCGTCGACCCCGCCGATCAGCTGACCCTGGATCGCGCCTGCGATCTGGGTCTGGCATTCCAGCTGGCGAACATCGCCCGCGACATCGGCGAGGATGCCGCCTTCGGCCGCTGCTATCTGCCGGCCGACTGGCTGGCGGAGGCGGGCATCGCCGATGTCGCCGCGATCCTCGATCCGGCCAATGCAGACGCGGTCGGCGCGCTCGGCCAGCGGCTGGGGGCGATGGCCGAACATTATGAGCGCAGCGCCCGGCGCGGAACGCCCGCGCTGGCGCGGCGGCCGGCCTGGGCGGTGTTGTCGGCGGCGGGCATATACGGCGATATCGCGCGGCGGGTTCGCTGGCGGGGGGCCGATGCCCTGCTCAACCGGGTGGTGACAAGCGGCGAGGAAAAGCTCGCATGGGTCATCAAGGCCGGGTTACAAACGCTTGGTCGCCGGGCGCTTTATCCCGACCGGCCACGGGTCGGGCTGTGGACCCGCCCGCGCTGA